TGGTCTTCACAGAGCTCTCCGCCATCGCAGGGACTCCCTTTCCCCGCTGGCCTTTAGCACACAGTCTCCTGTGTGTCTCAGTGTTCTGAATATCCCTCACTGCTTTGAAATCATGACTCTTAGTTCATCTCTTAAATAAACAGTTTAAATTGGATTACAATCTAATTACAATTTAttgaaattaaattataatttaattacaAGAATCTGAAGCTTTGTAAACGATTCAggtttatgtattttgaaatcatctttagggaatttcctggtggttcagtggttagtaCTTGGCACTTCACTGCCAGGCCGTGGGGTTCAGTCTCTAGTCTGTGGATTAAAGTCCCGCAAGCTGggcagctaaaaataaaagtcaccTCCCTTCATGTACTTCCCACTTTAGGGGTTGAGTGGACAGTGGCATTTGAGTTAACCTCACTTGGATCACTCTTTTCCtgctctccaggaagaatacAGAAATTCCATGCCTGCGTCCAGTTTTCAGCAACAGAAGCTTCGTGTCTGTGAGGTCTGTTCGGCCTACCTTGGCCTCCATGACAATGACCGTCGTCTTGCAGACCACTTCGGGGGCAAGTTACACTTGGGATTCATTCAGATCCGTGAGAAGCTCGATCAGTTAAGGGTATGTTAATGTGCTGTGTTTCTGAAGAAGCCTGCGAAATCGTGATCGTCTTCATGTCTCTGCTTGTAGCAAAccttgtgttctttttttgttggTGGAGGTATCAGGCCTTGGTTTTATACTTTAGCTTTACAATGAGCTACTCGGGTGTCATTGTGTTCCCTGAGATCTCAGAATCCAGCAGGGCCTGGGATGTTTGTTTAGTCTACTACCCCTTGTTTACAGAGAGCAATGGCAGAATTCATCCCAGGTACAGAGAACTCGTGCACCCCTCTGGAAACACCTCTTTGGAGGTGAGAGAGAGCCAGTAGCCTGTGGTTTTTCTCTTCGGGCGAGGGTGGACCTGTGGAATGTGGTCAGGCTAGAAGCATAAGAAGGTGACGGGACTTTTTCTGGTGGCCCTGCCCCACGGCTGGATGCCTCTGTCCCCTCCTCGGGGCTCCTTGTTTTCCTGGGTTAGATTACAGCATTCAGCGTCCTGCATATGGAATGCTGAGAAGGAAAGTTAAGCAACTTTGGGATAAGCTGAATTGTTTTCAGACTGATGAAACCTCCCTGGCTGTGTACTAGGATGCTGGGAAATATGCAGGCCTTTCCTCCAGAAGCCCGAAATCTGGAAGGACAGACATGTGGCCCCTAACTGTAGGCCACCTTGACAGTCAAGGCCTGGCCACGTGTGGCCCCAGGAATGGGCAGTGGGTGGCGGGCGCCCTTATGCCCAGGGAGGGTCCCTGGAGGTGGTGTGCGCTCAGACTGGAGAGGGAGCCGGTTGGCAGGCTCACCACTGGTCTTGAGCATCTCCTGTGCTTCCAGGGGAATTCTGAAAAGTGATACTTTCTGTCACATGGTTTTAAGTTGGAAATTTTTTTATAAGTTTATGGTATAAAGTATAAGCATATATTCCATGTAGCTAATATAGTATAAATAACAATTTGGTGACAGCTACCATCTTCATAAAAAATCTACTCCTTATAttcctattttcctttaaattgtcATTCCATTCCATAACACCCCAGAATTTTGCCCTAATGTTTCTTATAcctgaaagtcttttttttttttttttacatcagcATACATTGAAACTTCTTTTGCTGAAATCTTCAGAACTTAAGTATTCACTTATCTAAAAGTCGTATTTTGTCATTGTGGTTATGAGCAGTATATAGTTGATAGAACAATACAGCCAAGTTGCAGATTTCAATAAATAGCTATTACACTATCAGCAGAAAAGGTTGCTTGGAAGTGCACCTCTTAACTATGAGGAGAGTAGGAGCTCTGTGCCCAGTTTGGAGAGGGCTTCACTCAGTGGTCCCAGCGGTGTGCACACCTGCAGGTTCTGGACCTAGATGGATGCGGCGGAGGGAGGCGGAGAAGAGTGAGGACTTGCCTGTGGGGGGACCTAATGTttcagggagtggggagggtttGGGGAGGAGCTGATGCTAGCCCCAGCCCGGTTCTTGGACAGGGTGTGTGTGGAGACCGAGGTGCTGGGACAGCGTCCTTGTGTCCTGCTCCCAGTGTTGGATGTATGACGTCAGAGGGCAGAGCTAGAGGAGCTGCATAGGAGAGCCTGGGCCCAGATGCTTTGAGgtcacacgcagacacacacacgcacccccaGCCGTGCCCTTTCTTCCTGGGGGCCTGGCTTTTGTCAGCGCTGATATTTTAGGTCATGCTGCACTCCCTCTTGGACATTGTCTTGTGGCTCTGGatacctccccctccccagggggAGGTGAGGAGGCCTTCTCAGCAGCATGAGATGGTGTGAAAGGCTCCAAGTGGGTTTTGGGGTGCTCCAGTGGCAGGGTCTCCAGGCCATCTCCtgtgctcctccctccctccatgtcCACTACAACCCATCCCCAGGACAGGCGGCAACAAGGCTGGGTAGCTTGGCTCCCCTAAGCAAGATGTGCTTGATCAAATACACATGTTCTCCTTCACATAAAGTTTGTGGAGTCGTCTTTGGGTAAAAACCTTAACTTTCTTGATTGATTTGAAGTCATATGATAAACTTTTTGTAACTTAGAAGTACAGCACCTGTTAGTAGTTTGTCACTGAATTCATAAAACAGTTTTTATTCCATGTATTTTCTGTTAAGAGGTTTTGTTAATAAAAAGAATTGTGTTCCTGTTCCCTGAATTTCCCTAAGGTTCTTAAATCGCCAGTACTGAGGTCATGTAAACGTTCTTTGTTCAGCACTGTTCACACCCTAGTGTGTATGTGCCTCTCTCATCTTCCCAGTTTTCCgttttatttagaaaactgtGGCTGAGAAGCAGGAGAAGAGAAATCAGGATCGGCTGAGGAGGCGAGAGGAGAGAGAGCGGGAGGAGCGGCTGAGCAGAAGGTGAGCCTGAGGACAGCCCCCCATCCCAAGGACACCCCATGTACTTGGCAGTCTTGCTGTTGCCTGTGACACTTGAGGTCTGCCAGGTACCTGGTGGCCATGAAAAGGAGCAAAAAGATTCCTGCCCAGCGCAAGCCCTATGGCGGGATCCACCAGGGACGGGCTCGAGTGGGCCAAGGGCTGAGGCTCGTTGGGTGGGAACAAGGAGAACGTGAGTGGCTGGGAGGGTCCAGGCCCAGGAGGGGCCAGGGACGAGCTGTGTGCTCTGGGGGCAGAGCTGATAGCATCTGCTAGCGGACGGTGTGAGCTGTGCAGAGCGGGAGTGGAGCTGGCCTGGAGTGGCCGCTGATGGTGACAGAGGAGGGGAGCCTGGGAGCGGAGTTTTGGGAGGGGAGGTGGTTCTGACCGTGTTagggctgggaagcctgagagCAGCCAGGTAGGGGTGGTGGGTCTGGTCAGAGTTCAGGGCAGTGTCTGGAGCCCAGAGTAGCCAGGCTCTATGTTGGGCACACAGACGCCTGGAGGGATTCCTTTGTGAACAACTTGctaacttttgtttttcattattttaattatgtaacATGTTGATTATAAAGAGACTGGaacagtataaaaatattaagtacaGACACGAGGGTCTTTTCACACAGGTGACCGCCGTCGCGGGGTGGGCTCTGTGCGCGGGTCCTTGGCCCCCGCAGCGGGCGTGCTCTTGGCCGCACAGCACCATTCTGCGACGTTGTCATCACCTGTCTCCATCCTCCCGCCTTTGCCCACCCTCGTTTTCCTACCTCTAGCACCACCAGTCTGCTCTATGTATCTGTAAGTTTGGCTCTCTTCTATTCCACATAAACTGAACTCATACAGCATTTATCTTTTCCtgactgacttattttacttaacgTAGTGCTCtcaaggtccatctgtgttgttgcaaatggcagaattccttctttttttaactgaataacATGCCACTGTATATATACAACTACATCATGTTTATCGGTCTGTCTATCAACGGACACTTAGATTTTCCTGTGTctgagctattgtaaataatgcagtGACCACGGAGTTGTATCTTCAAAATAGTGATTTAATTTCCATCaagtgaaaaggcagaggaaacagagatcaaattgccaacatccgctggatcatggaaaaagcaagagagttccagaaaaacatctatttctgttttattgactatgccaaaacctttgactgtgtggatcacaataaactgtggaaaattctgaaagagatgggaataccagaccacatgatctgcctcttgagaaatttgtatgcaggtcaggaagcaacaattagaactggacatggaacaacagactggttccaaataggaaaaggagttcgtcaaggctgtatattgtcaccctgtttatttaacttatactcagagtacatcatgagaaacgctggactggaagaaacacaagctggaatcaagattgccgggagaagtatcaataacctcagatatgcagatgacaccacccttatggcagaaagtgaagaggaactaaaagcgcctcttgatgaaagtgaaagtggagagtgaaaaagttggcttaaagctcaacattcagaaaacgaagatcacggcatccggtctcatcacttcatgggaaacagatgtggaaacagtgtcagactttatttttctgggctccagaatcactgcagatgatgactgcagccatgaaattaaaagacgcttgctccttggaaggaaagttacgaccaacctagatagcatattcaaaagcagagacattactttgccaacaaaggtccatctagtcaaggctgtggtttttcctgtggtcatgtatggatgtgagagttggattgtgaagaaggctgagcgccaaagaattgatgcttttgaactgtggtgttggagaagactcttgagagtcccttggactgcaaggagatccaaccagtccattctgaaggagatcagccctgggatttctttggaaggaatgatgctaaagctgaaactccagtactttggccacctcaagcgaagagttgactcattggaaaagactctgatgctgggagggattgagggcaagaggagaaggggacgacagaggatgagatggctggatggcatcagtgactcaatggctgtgagtctgagtgaactccaggagttggtgatggacagggaggcctggcgtgctgcgattcatggggtcgcaaagagtcggacacgactgagcgactgatctgatctgatctgatcaaaatAGTGATTTAATTTCCATCAAGTGAATATCCAgaattggaattgctggatcatattgtaattttaatttttgttccattttaatttttgagatgCCTCTATCCTGTTTTTCAtgatggctgcaccagtttacattcccacccccAGTACTtggcttttctccacatcctcaccagcacctgTGTTTCTTGTCATTTGGTGATAGCACTCTGACAGATGTGTACTGACAGCCCATCATGGTTTGTTTTGTGTTTCCTTGATGGATAAAGTTGTGGAGcaatttttcatgtgcctgttggcctttgtatgtcttctttggcaaaatgtttgttcaggtcctctgcccattttttaatctttttttttcccccttccatttagagttgtgtgagttcttttcatattttggatAAATGCCTCTTGGCAGTTTCTTGATTTGTagatactttctcccattcagttGCTTTTTCATTTCGCGGATGGTTACCttcattgtgcagaagctttttagtctgatgtagtcccacttgttgaCCTTTGttaactttgctttttaattttaatttttggtgacttattataaaactttttttgaaTGAGTGCGAGCACGATCATCCTTGAATGTATTTGAGTATATATAAAGTTCCTTAGAATTCCTGGGAGAGaggaatttaatatataaatactgGTAGGTGTTAAGGAAATTACTTTCCTGGAGTTTTTATCAAATCACCCTCCAGCCACATGGTGTGTGAGCAGCATCTTTTGTCACTTCCTCCTTCACAGGTTGAAAATCGCTGCTTAGAACAGGATGTGAGAAGTTCACTCTTGTTGTcaagtgtatttctttttttttttaatattaatttggctgcatcggATCTTAATTGAGGCATGTagcgaacaacagactggttccaaataggaaaaggagtacgtcatggctgtatattgtcaccctgcttatttaacttatatgcagagtacattatgagaaatgctgggctggaggaagcacaagctggaatcaagattgccaggagaaatatcaataacctcagatatgcagatgacaccacccttacggcagaaagtgaagaactaaagagcctcttgatgaaagtgaaagaggagagtgaaaaggttggcttaaagctcaacattcagaaaacgaagatcatggcatctggtcccatcacttcatggcaaatagatggggaaacagtggctgacttaatttttttgggctccagaatcactgcagatggtaattgcagccatgaaattaaaagacgcttactccttggaaggaaagttataaccaacctataTATATGTCCACCTATATATatgacagtatattgaaaagtagagacattactttgctaacagaggtccgtctagtcaaggctatggtttttccagtggtcgtgtatggatgtgagagttggactgtggagaaagctatgcgccgaagaattgatgcttttgaactgtggtgttggagaagactcttgagagtcccttggactgcaaggagatccaaccagtccatcctaaaggagatcagtcctgagtgttcattggaagaactgatgttgaagctgaaactcctggtactttggccacctgatgcaaagagctgactcattttaaaagtccctgatgctgggaaagattgagggcaggaggagaaggggacgacagaggatgagatggctggacggcatcaccgactcaatggacgtgggtttgggtggactccgggagttggtgatggacggggagacctggcgtgctgcggttcatggggtcacaaagagtcagacacgactgagcgactgaactgaattgaactgagggtCTTCCTCTtaccatgtggaatctttctgtaGGGCCACGGGCTCCAGAGTGCgtagactcagtagttgtggcacacgatcttagtttccccatggcgtatgggatcttagttccctgaccagggattgaactcatgtcctctgCGTTGCagggtggattctcaaccactggaccaccagggaaggtccctCGAGTGCATTTCTTAGATTGCTGATTGTGTACTGTTTCCTGGGAAAGTGAGCCTGTGTTTGGAGCTTGGGTGTCCTGCTCAGCCCTGCACCGTGACTATCTGTGTAGCTGGGTTGGTGTCCACTGTGAAGTTTGCAGAACCACTGGTTCAGCTCAGTGCAGCGTGGACCCCTGGGTGCtgatctcttccttctccctccaaCAGGTGGGGGGCCCGGGGCGGGCCTCATAGCAGGTCCTGTGGGAAGTTGACCCTCGTCACCATGTGGACGTGGGGCACCTCCCCTCAGCTGTAAGGAATTGGGCTGTTTTTAGGAAATTGctcatctttttttccattttaggtcTGGATCAAGAACAAGAGATCGCAGGAGGTAGGTTTTCTATTGATACATTCTCAGTAAGATGtcctttttcatgtgcttttttcttGATACTTAGCCTTTATAACTTGGCATTTGTTGTCTGGGGTCAGGGTTGGTCGCGAAGGGCACAGAGCGTGGGTTAGAAGGAGAGCCCTGATTGGGGCTCCGTGCAGCATGGGGTGGGTGTCCACTGTCAGTGAGAGGGATGATCAGAACGTTCCTGGCATGTTTCCGGAAGCATCGGTGGGGAGGGTCTGGCAGTTATTCATGACCAGGGTGCCGTTGAGGGGAGGGTTGTGAACCCGGGTTACAAGTCtgggaggagagagcagagacAGCAGTAAGGTGTCAGCACAGCCTCTGTTGCAGGTCGCGCTCCCGGGACCGACGTCGCAGGCGATCGAGGTCAACTTCCAGAGAGCGGCGGAAGTCGTCCCGCTCCCGGTCCCGAGACAGACACCGGCGCCACCGAAGCCGCTCCCGGAGCCACAGCCGTGGCCATCGACGGGCATCCAGGGACCGGAGCTCAAAATACAAGTAACTACTCTGCTCCTTTAGTATCTGCAGCAGGAGGTGAGCCCTGCTCAGTGCGCCAGGGCCTGGGGTCTGTCACCCAGGGACTGAGCGTTGAGGCCTTGAGGGTCCTGACGGGGCCCAGGGCTCTGGGAGTCCACCTGCTGGGGGCAGCAGGTGGCTTCATGGCTGGACAGTTGAGAGCTGCAGAGGTGTCACGTGTAGGCGTGGCCATGCTTGGGCTACACATGCACCGCCACTTGGTACACACAGCCCTAGTAGGCTGCTCACCTCGGTtgtggtgatttaaaaaaaacacacacaccactaATGATCATGTTTGGAGACGCCCACCATTCGCTTTGGTAATactttttctccattgtgtttTTACATAATGGATCAACTCGTGCTATATTTTCCTTTGCACTGTTTACATTTTAGTGAAAGCTGTTCCTGTTACTAGAATCCTTTGGAAATGCCACTCTGTGTTGGCGGCCCTGCCCTCCCTGTGCGGTGCCTGCTGGGCCCTCCCAGCTGTGTGGGTCTTCCCTTTCCTCGCACGGACAGTCCACGGTGTCAGTGCCTGGGGAGCACCCAGGAGGGAGGGCCAGCCCTCGATGAGCCTCTGGTTCCCTTTTCCCAGGTTCTCCCGAGAGCGGACTTCAAGGGAGGAGTCCTGGGAGCGCGGGCGGAGTGAGCGGGGGGCCACCGACTGGAGGCTTGAGAGTGCCAACGGGAAGGCCGCATCGCGGAGGTCGGAGGAGAAGGAGGCCGGCGAGATCTGAGCCCACGCCCAGGCACTGTAAATAGTCCGATCCACATCTGACACGGCCTCACGTTACCCTTTCTATTTGCTGAATACAGCTCATCTTTTGTAGTTtaacatttctattgttttggaGCTAGCTGTGAGTTTCTAGAGGTGTACAGAGTTGCTCCTGTGTTCTGGGTTGTGTCGAGCGGGAATAAACAACCTGACAGACTGCCTCCTGGCGGCCGCGGTGCGTTCTCTGCTGTCCTGGCTGCGCTGGACTTGCCGAGCCTTCCACAGGGTGGGGGGCACGCCCAGGTCACCTGCACGTAGCCCAGAAATGTGACTCATCCTCGGGCTCCCCTCTGCCTTTTGGCGTTCTGCGCGCTGACGGAGCCAGAGGCACTCAGCCGTCTGCTCTCCCAGCCCCATGTGTCTTTCTGAGGTCCAAGCTTGTTCTCTTCCCCCATTTCTTTGGAGGACTGCTTGTCTGGTTTGTGGTCAGCAGCCTCCGCCCAGCACTGGAGCTCAAATAAGCTGCAGTTCCCCCTCTTGGAGTTAGTCAGAGCAAAGAAAGACCCACGGAAAGGTCGACATGATGGCCACAAGGTCCTCAGAGGAAGGCATGTTGACTTTGGGGTCAGTCGTGGTTCTGCTCACCCTTGGCAGGGCTGGTGGTATTATCCAGTCTCCCTCAGCTCTTCCGCTTGTATCTCGAGACTAAAGTGAGCTGTTTTGAAGATACAACTGGGagctctttcattttttcacttttcaggggGAGGATGACTGtggcgtgctcagtcgtgtctgactctttgtaaccctatggactgtagcggccaggctcctctgtccatgggattctccaggcaagactactgaaatggattaccattcccttctccaggggatctttccgacccagggatcgaacctgtgtctcttaggtctcatgcattggcaggcagattctttaccgtctgagctaccaggaaagttcATCAGGGGagtgtgtggttttatttttggAGGTAGCTTCTGATGGCCACGTTGtgaaacacacacccacacccctgTGCAGAGCACATGGACACTGGGTCTGGGTCGTGTGGCTGCCAGCCCCAGGGCGTGGTCGGTGGTCGTCTTCTAGGCTCCTCACTGCGGTTTGTTTCCCTCTGGAGGGATGTGGGTAGTGGGCTGCTCTGCTGCCCTCTGGCAGGGTCTCCCCCAGCCACCTGTGTCCACGGAAAAGAGGTCTGGCATCAGCGATGTTCCTCCGCCCAGGGGTGTTGCCCTGGCCTGCAGCCAGGCTGGGCCAGAGTGGCCACTGAGAGACCAGGTAGGTACCTGCGGGGGAGCAGGGGACGTGCCATCTTTGTGGGAAGTAGATAAAAGCCCTGGGAAAGCAGGGCGGAAAGCCCTAGGAGGGCAGAGGTGGGTGTGGGcgggggcaggcagagaagccCAGGCTGTGCTGGTGGTTTCCTGACTCCACCCTGCAACCCGGCTCGTGACGGAGGGGTCTGGACTGAGTGGGCAGCCAGGGCAAAGACTGCCCAGCTCCTCAGGTCTCCATTCTTAACCTCCCAAGGGGGTGTTTGGGGGTCTGTTCTGTTTGTGTTGTGGTGACAGGGCACACATGCTTGCATTTCTGATGCACGGTTGCGTGGCACTCTGTCTGCTGCCATCCCTGGAGgctggttttgaagaggcagcGGGTAGATGGCGTCCCTGACCTTATAGGAGCCTGGAGGTCCCAGTGAGAAAGCAGATGGGCTGGGGTCAAAGATGCCTGGGGGGAGGCTTCTGCTCCCCCCACAGCTGGGTGCTTGCTCGTCAGTCCAGAGGCACCTGCCTGCCCCTGGCGTGCCCTGGCCTGACTGCAGGGGCTGCCTGGATCCCCCCAGCCCCTGAGCCTCGGCTCCTCAGCTGGCTCCACTCCACTGGGCGCAGGTGTACAGCGGGCTGCTCTGGAGGCCACAGCCCAGCCTGGGTGAGCGCGGCTCCAGGGGTGGCACCGGGAGGGTGCTGGGAGGAGGGCACCGCTCACCCGCACCCTCTCGTCCTTGTTAGAGTGCTGCTGTGGGGAAGCGCTGGCTTAGCAGGGATGCCGGGAGCGGGCGGTGATGGCAGTCCTCGGTGAGAGAGGGGTTGGCCGAGCCCATAGGTGCAGATCTCCAGGGGCCTGTGGTCAGACCCAGGGCTGTGTGGTGCCCTTGGCCCCTTCAGTCCCCAAGTTCTCAGGGACTCCCCCAGCCCCAATCTTCCGCTCAGGAGCGGGGGTGAGGGGTGTGGCACGGAGGCCCCAGTCTGTCCATGGGGCAGGCGGGGGGCCTGTAGCTGGGGGCAGGGATGCTTTGGTTTCTGCCCCTCTCTTTGGGGGTCTCTAGCAAGGCCCAGGCCTGCAGTCTTGGGACCTGAGGGCTGGAGGGATGGTGTTGGCCCTGCAGCTCTGTGGGACTCCACGGCCTTAACGGCGGTCCAGACCCTTGCTGCGGCGTGTGGACACGGGCCATcttcccagggtgagggctgtgCAGCAGGTGCGTGCACTCGGCTGGCCTGGGAACCAGGAGGGATTGATTCCAGGGGTGGGGCCGGTGTCCAGCCATGGTTTGTGCATGTGGAGAAGGGGTTGTGCCTCGGAAGGGTCCCCTGCCTTAAACAGGGTGGTCCTGCTCTGGCGGCCGGGCTGAGCTGAGCAGTGCTGGGACTTCATCCCGTGCCCCTGTCACCCACAGGCCTTGTTGCAGCAGGTGGTGTGAGCCCCTCTAGGCTTCCTGTGGATCAGGGGAGGGATCCAAGAATGtaggtttctttttttgcagGTAGGTTGGTTGGTTTTTTGATGGAGATAAACTTATctcataaaattcaacatttcagCCGCTCGAAAGCGTACGGTCTAGTGGTCTTCAGTGTGCTTGCAGTGTCGTGTTTATCACTGTGGCATTGGGGCGTCTCGTCACCCCAGCCCCACACCCACCAGCAGGCATGCCCCTCGGCCCCAGCCTTTGACAGCCACTGGTCTGCTGTCTGTCTCTGGAATCGCAGAATGCGACTTGTGATCAACATCAGTTACTTCTGAGTGTGGTGTCAACAGGGTTCGTCCACCCCACCAACTCTAGCCTGTACCAGTACCAAGAATGTAGCTGTTTACCCGGGCTGCTGCTGGTCCGAAGCACCCTGACAGCTGGGCCACAAGCCCTCAGTGGCATCTCTGGGACAGCTTAGGGCAGGTCTCCTAGCTCTTGTCATTGGCACATACGATGCTGACACTTGTTTGGACCTAGGGGAAGAGGGCAGAGCCATCCTGGGCCTGATCGCGGCGCGGTGAGCGGCTTGCTCTATGTCCACTCCACAAGCCCCAAGCCAGGCCCTCAGGTAACCACCCACACCCCCAGCACAGGGTGGCATGTGATAGGGGTCAACACGAGGTCTGCCCCCAGGTGCCAGTGAACCCTGGCCTGAGGCGGCCCTCTGCTCCCACCCAGGGGCACTTGGGAGCCCGTGAGGGAAGCCTGGGGGTCCCTGCGTGTCCTGAGCCCCCACAGCGCTGGCGAGTGCCACCCTCTTGCGTCTGCTCTCCCCCTTCTCTGCCCTCCCCCGTGCCACCCCCAGCCTGCCTGCCTGACTCCCCTGCTGGTGCCCGTGGGCTCAGGGCTGCCCTCCTGAGGAGGTGGTGCTGTCCTCACAGTTCAAGAGAGAAGCTGCTAACTGCTGGCCAAGGGGACTTCCCCCACCTGGATCCTGGccaccttctttttaaaattcttattgaaATTAAATTGACAAATGTTATTTTAGTTTTATGTGTACGTTCTAATGACCTGatatattttgcaaaatgatttttttcctatgataAGTTTTAAGCACTACTCAGCAACTTCAAGTATGCAGTACAGTATGGTGTTTAGTGTGATACatcagaggatgggatgaatggatggtatcactgatacAGTGGTCATGAGCTTGGGCAAATTTTCGGAAATGgttagggacagggaggcctggcatgctgcagtccatggggtcacaaagagttggaggcgACTGGGCAATTGAACAACAGCGTGATATGTTACAGTGCAGTATTACATTGTCCTGGGCCTTCTGGGGCTGCTCCTGTCCCCTTTGGAACACCTGCCCAAGTGCAGCCACCTTGGGATCCAGGCCTTTCAGCCCCAGGCCAGGCCCCGCCTCTGAGCAGAAGAGAGCACAAAACACTGCAGACAGGACCTGCGGTACATCGCCGGCTCCTCGGTGCCCTCATCTGCCCCACAGTCCTTCCAGAGAGCTTTGCTGTCCTTGAAAATCACCACAGACAGCACACATTAATTGTCCCACAGCTCCTGAGCATCAGGGCATCAGGTCAGATGCAGGTCCAGCACCAGTGAGCCTTGAGAATGTGCTGAGCGACATGCTGGACACGAGAGACCACAAGCTGTGTACATTTACATGGAAAGGCCAGGATCAGTAAAGCcatggggctgggc
This portion of the Bos indicus x Bos taurus breed Angus x Brahman F1 hybrid chromosome 25, Bos_hybrid_MaternalHap_v2.0, whole genome shotgun sequence genome encodes:
- the LUC7L gene encoding putative RNA-binding protein Luc7-like 1 isoform X1, whose product is MDLGECTKIHDLALRADYEIASKERDLFFELDAMDHLESFIAECDRRTELAKKRLAETQEEISAEVSAKAEKVHELNEEIGKLLAKAEQLGAEGNVDESQKILMEVEKVRAKKKEAEEEYRNSMPASSFQQQKLRVCEVCSAYLGLHDNDRRLADHFGGKLHLGFIQIREKLDQLRKTVAEKQEKRNQDRLRRREEREREERLSRRSGSRTRDRRRSRSRDRRRRRSRSTSRERRKSSRSRSRDRHRRHRSRSRSHSRGHRRASRDRSSKYKFSRERTSREESWERGRSERGATDWRLESANGKAASRRSEEKEAGEI
- the LUC7L gene encoding putative RNA-binding protein Luc7-like 1 isoform X2; translated protein: MSAQAQMRALLDQLMGTARDGDETRQRVKFTDDRVCKSHLLDCCPHDILAGTRMDLGECTKIHDLALRADYEIASKERDLFFELDAMDHLESFIAECDRRTELAKKRLAETQEEISAEVSAKAEKVHELNEEIGKLLAKAEQLGAEGNVDESQKILMEVEKVRAKKKEAEEEYRNSMPASSFQQQKLRVCEVCSAYLGLHDNDRRLADHFGGKLHLGFIQIREKLDQLRKTVAEKQEKRNQDRLRRREEREREERLSRRSGSRTRDRRRSRSRDRRRRRSRSTSRERRKSSRSRSRDRHRRHRSRSRSHSRGHRRASRDRSSKYKFSRERTSREESWERGRSERGATDWRLESANGKAASRRSEEKEAGEI